Proteins found in one Actinokineospora alba genomic segment:
- a CDS encoding AMP-dependent synthetase/ligase yields MREFAVPAVAKRDEAGGLADLVYTNAKEDPNYVAFRRRSAAGDWTDVSATAFLGEVVDVAKGLIASGVGAGDRVAILAATRYEWTLLDFAIWAAGAVPVPIYVTSSAEQIQWIMSDSGAVAVIVENAEHQSRVDSIRDALPALKNVWQIEDGAIDKIVAAGSDVETAAVEERRSGVKSEDVATIIYTSGTTGQPKGCVLTHDNFFAECAAATDVLGPLFRGLGSTEDAATLLFLPIAHVFGRMVQVGCVYARATMGHGPDVKKLLDDLASFNPTFILSVPYVLEKVYNGSRQKAHAAGKGKIFDAAAATAIAFSEAEGKAGLGLKIKHAIFDKLVYSKLRAALGGKAKYAISGGAALGLRLTHFYRGVGLTVLEGYGLTETTAASTVNAPTNFKAGTVGQPIPGTAVKIAEDGEVLIKGGVVFQGYWNNDAATAEVIDADGWFASGDLGSLDDEGFLSITGRKKEILVTSGGKNVAPAVIEDRIASHPLVAQAMVVGDGQKYIAALITVDPDYFTYWKTTVDKPAEATLADLVDDADLVAEIQKAVDEGNQAVSKAESVRKFRILATEFSPETGHLTPSLKLKRRVIMKDFGAEVDSLYS; encoded by the coding sequence ATGCGCGAGTTCGCCGTCCCTGCCGTCGCAAAGCGAGATGAGGCCGGCGGCCTTGCCGACCTGGTCTACACCAACGCGAAGGAAGACCCGAACTACGTGGCGTTCCGCCGCCGCTCGGCCGCGGGCGACTGGACCGACGTCTCCGCCACCGCGTTCCTCGGCGAGGTCGTCGACGTGGCCAAGGGCCTCATCGCCTCCGGCGTCGGCGCTGGCGACCGGGTGGCCATCCTGGCCGCGACCCGCTACGAGTGGACCCTGCTCGACTTCGCGATCTGGGCCGCGGGCGCCGTCCCGGTGCCGATCTACGTGACCTCGTCCGCGGAGCAGATCCAGTGGATCATGTCCGACTCCGGCGCGGTCGCCGTGATCGTCGAGAACGCCGAGCACCAGTCCCGGGTCGACTCGATCCGCGACGCCCTGCCCGCGCTCAAGAACGTGTGGCAGATCGAGGACGGCGCGATCGACAAGATCGTCGCCGCGGGCTCCGACGTGGAGACCGCCGCCGTCGAGGAGCGCCGCTCGGGCGTGAAGTCCGAGGACGTCGCCACGATCATCTACACCTCGGGCACCACCGGCCAGCCCAAGGGCTGCGTGCTGACCCACGACAACTTCTTCGCCGAGTGCGCCGCGGCCACCGACGTCCTGGGCCCGCTGTTCCGCGGCCTGGGCAGCACCGAGGACGCCGCGACCCTGCTGTTCCTGCCGATCGCGCACGTGTTCGGCCGGATGGTGCAGGTCGGCTGTGTCTACGCCCGGGCGACGATGGGCCACGGCCCCGACGTCAAGAAGCTGCTCGACGACCTCGCGAGCTTCAACCCGACCTTCATCCTGTCCGTGCCGTACGTGCTGGAGAAGGTCTACAACGGCTCCCGGCAGAAGGCGCACGCGGCGGGCAAGGGCAAGATCTTCGACGCCGCCGCGGCCACCGCGATCGCGTTCAGCGAGGCCGAGGGCAAGGCCGGGCTCGGCCTGAAGATCAAGCACGCCATCTTCGACAAGCTGGTCTACAGCAAGCTTCGCGCCGCCCTGGGCGGCAAGGCGAAGTACGCCATCTCCGGCGGCGCCGCGCTCGGCCTGCGGCTCACCCACTTCTACCGCGGTGTCGGCCTGACCGTCCTGGAGGGCTACGGCCTCACCGAGACGACCGCCGCCTCCACGGTCAACGCGCCGACGAACTTCAAGGCGGGCACCGTCGGGCAGCCCATCCCGGGCACCGCGGTCAAGATCGCCGAGGACGGCGAGGTCCTGATCAAGGGCGGCGTGGTCTTCCAGGGCTACTGGAACAACGACGCGGCCACCGCCGAGGTCATCGACGCCGACGGCTGGTTCGCCTCCGGCGACCTCGGCTCGCTCGACGACGAGGGCTTCCTGTCGATCACCGGCCGGAAGAAGGAGATCCTGGTGACCAGCGGCGGCAAGAACGTCGCCCCCGCGGTCATCGAGGACCGGATCGCCTCGCACCCGCTGGTCGCGCAGGCCATGGTCGTCGGCGACGGGCAGAAGTACATCGCCGCGCTGATCACCGTCGACCCGGACTACTTCACCTACTGGAAGACCACCGTCGACAAGCCCGCGGAGGCGACGCTGGCCGACCTGGTCGACGACGCCGACCTGGTCGCCGAGATCCAGAAGGCCGTCGACGAGGGCAACCAGGCGGTGTCGAAGGCTGAGTCGGTGCGCAAGTTCCGCATCCTGGCCACCGAGTTCAGCCCGGAGACCGGCCACCTCACCCCGTCGCTCAAGCTCAAGCGCCGCGTGATCATGAAGGACTTCGGCGCGGAGGTCGACAGCCTCTATTCATAG
- a CDS encoding glycosyltransferase family protein, translating into MTTLEHRTGRHKNVRERSLTIPLPSRLGLAAMVIAGVPFGIHLWFLAGGFFVHDDFLITYLAAQGSPLDVGYLFQNYNGHIAPGLFLTAWIVTAVAPLNFAVAMAPLVVAHLAALVVFWRLLVRCFGPRAALLLPFGVVAASPVILASTMWWAYAMQLLPLLLAMFSALYCHVGYLRTGRRRDAILTLVWTVVGMAFFEKAALFVGLLFGVTVLLGPGIARAWLAHRKLWLVHLGLLAVYAVVYFGLATAPVHETEISGAQVVELTRLMVVDTLFTPTLGFPVAGSVFEGSPALAEPVAALKLLGGLAALALVVGGLLVGRGRAGWAWTLLAGYLAVDVVLVALARMPLIGPMIGLDIRYIADAVPVLALCAAFAYLTPLGADGTRPARIPGRSLRVGLVALTAVVLAGATVSTVRLSPNLQFAASRTYVETAGAALRQQPGMVVYDSIVPSNVMIHWFGDQGRTSRVLGLLPDAPRFDEPTAAIFMLDGQGRPQEVKGVVNAVVGKPGPVPECGYPVTDQTTLVPLSGPVKGKRLIRLEYFTSAAGPVTINAGQTSFTLPLQEGVHLLQLVTDAEFDRIDLRRAPGATTACLVGVIIGEPLV; encoded by the coding sequence TTGACCACGCTCGAACACCGGACCGGCAGGCACAAGAACGTGCGTGAGCGGTCCCTGACCATCCCGCTGCCGTCCCGGCTCGGGCTCGCGGCCATGGTCATCGCGGGGGTGCCGTTCGGGATCCACCTGTGGTTCCTCGCGGGCGGGTTCTTCGTGCACGACGACTTCCTGATCACTTACCTGGCCGCGCAAGGCAGTCCGCTCGACGTCGGTTACCTCTTCCAGAACTACAACGGCCACATCGCACCCGGCCTGTTCCTCACCGCCTGGATCGTCACCGCGGTGGCGCCGTTGAACTTCGCCGTCGCGATGGCTCCGCTGGTGGTGGCGCACCTGGCCGCGCTCGTCGTGTTCTGGCGGCTGCTGGTGCGCTGCTTCGGCCCGCGCGCGGCGCTCCTGCTGCCGTTCGGCGTGGTCGCGGCCTCCCCGGTGATCCTGGCCTCGACCATGTGGTGGGCGTACGCCATGCAGCTGCTTCCGCTGCTGCTGGCCATGTTCTCCGCGCTGTACTGCCATGTCGGCTATCTGCGCACCGGACGCCGCCGCGACGCCATCCTGACTCTGGTGTGGACGGTCGTGGGCATGGCGTTCTTCGAGAAGGCCGCACTGTTCGTCGGCCTGCTCTTCGGCGTCACGGTCCTGCTCGGTCCCGGGATCGCCCGCGCCTGGCTCGCGCACCGCAAGCTGTGGCTCGTCCACCTCGGTCTGCTCGCGGTCTACGCCGTCGTCTACTTCGGACTCGCCACGGCGCCCGTGCACGAGACCGAGATCAGCGGCGCGCAGGTGGTGGAGCTGACCCGGCTGATGGTGGTCGACACCCTGTTCACCCCGACACTGGGCTTCCCGGTGGCGGGCTCCGTTTTCGAGGGCTCGCCCGCGCTGGCCGAGCCGGTGGCCGCGCTGAAGCTCCTCGGCGGTCTCGCCGCGCTCGCCCTCGTCGTCGGCGGGCTGCTCGTCGGCCGGGGTCGCGCAGGCTGGGCCTGGACCCTGCTGGCCGGGTACCTGGCCGTCGACGTCGTCCTGGTGGCGCTGGCCCGGATGCCGCTGATCGGGCCGATGATCGGCCTGGACATCCGCTACATCGCCGACGCCGTCCCGGTTCTCGCGCTGTGCGCGGCCTTCGCCTACCTGACGCCCCTGGGCGCGGACGGCACGCGGCCCGCCCGGATCCCCGGCCGCTCCCTGCGCGTCGGGCTGGTGGCGTTGACCGCCGTCGTGCTCGCCGGGGCCACCGTGAGCACCGTGCGGCTCTCCCCCAACCTTCAGTTCGCCGCTTCACGCACCTACGTCGAGACGGCGGGCGCGGCCCTTCGGCAGCAGCCCGGCATGGTCGTCTATGACTCGATCGTGCCGAGCAACGTGATGATCCACTGGTTCGGCGACCAGGGCCGCACCTCACGGGTGCTCGGCCTGCTGCCGGACGCGCCCCGGTTCGACGAGCCGACCGCGGCCATCTTCATGCTCGACGGCCAGGGCAGGCCGCAGGAGGTCAAGGGCGTCGTCAACGCCGTCGTGGGCAAGCCCGGCCCGGTGCCCGAGTGCGGCTACCCGGTCACCGACCAGACCACGCTTGTCCCGCTGTCCGGTCCGGTGAAGGGCAAACGGCTCATCCGACTGGAGTACTTCACCTCCGCCGCCGGGCCGGTGACGATCAACGCGGGCCAGACGTCATTCACCCTTCCGCTACAGGAGGGTGTGCATTTGTTGCAATTGGTCACCGACGCCGAATTCGACCGGATCGATCTCCGCCGGGCACCGGGGGCGACCACAGCCTGCCTGGTCGGGGTCATCATCGGGGAACCGCTTGTATAG
- a CDS encoding substrate-binding and VWA domain-containing protein, whose protein sequence is MGRHSSAKRAKATRSPVVLLAGLLVLAIGGWFAFGFISDRIGGPDCAETVSLQVTAAPDVSGIVDQAGKRAAEADPEACFRVVVTSRDSAATAESLALSDGSELPDAWIPESTLWLQRAQDKGAWNTPVTGTSVASSPVVLALTEDTASTLGWPGKQPTWSEVLGKTDISVGLPDPSRDPVGVSTLHGVRALTGTAEDKGAALTALLRRLSVNTLPQASDLFLRLPGGTSAAEPLGAFPTSENALLRHNVKSSESQLVASYADPAVPSLDFPYTVLPKASGAKRDLAQKFLDKLLDPAAVTSFADAGFRAPDGKALRDRSQDKRTTAAPIEHVPLPASAEVDQLLNQWAGVNLNSRMQVLLDVSGSMAEPVPGTGLDRMAVTLRAAELGIGLFRPTTRFGIWLFSTNLDGDKDYRELLPVETVTDHKASGAIAKLRDVKSIQGGATGLYDSVLAAYQSGRANWEPGRINVVVVLTDGKNEDPDGISREQLLAELAKLQDPRRPLVVVGIGIGPDIDVAELDAISKATGGQAFTTPDPTKIGDIFYAALSKLLCQPPTCKPGS, encoded by the coding sequence ATGGGACGGCATTCGTCGGCCAAGAGGGCGAAGGCGACCCGGTCACCAGTGGTGCTGCTGGCCGGGTTGCTGGTGCTCGCCATCGGCGGGTGGTTCGCGTTCGGCTTCATCTCCGACCGGATCGGCGGCCCCGACTGCGCGGAGACGGTGTCGCTGCAGGTCACGGCCGCGCCGGACGTGTCGGGCATCGTCGACCAGGCGGGCAAGCGAGCCGCTGAGGCGGACCCGGAAGCCTGTTTCCGGGTCGTGGTGACCAGCCGTGACTCGGCGGCCACCGCGGAGTCGCTGGCCCTGTCGGACGGCTCGGAGCTGCCCGACGCGTGGATCCCGGAGTCGACCCTGTGGCTGCAGCGCGCCCAGGACAAGGGCGCGTGGAACACCCCGGTGACCGGCACGTCGGTGGCGTCGTCGCCGGTCGTGCTGGCGCTGACCGAGGACACCGCGTCGACGCTGGGCTGGCCGGGCAAGCAGCCGACCTGGTCGGAGGTGCTCGGGAAGACCGACATCTCCGTGGGCCTGCCCGACCCGTCGCGCGATCCGGTCGGCGTGTCCACGCTGCACGGCGTGCGCGCGCTCACCGGCACGGCCGAGGACAAGGGTGCCGCGCTCACCGCGCTGCTGCGCAGGCTCTCGGTGAACACCCTGCCGCAGGCGTCGGACCTGTTCCTGCGGCTGCCCGGCGGGACCAGCGCCGCCGAGCCGCTGGGGGCGTTCCCCACGTCGGAGAACGCGCTGCTGCGGCACAACGTGAAGTCGTCGGAGAGCCAGTTGGTCGCGTCCTACGCCGACCCGGCCGTGCCGTCGTTGGACTTCCCGTACACGGTGCTGCCGAAGGCGAGCGGCGCCAAGCGCGACCTGGCCCAGAAGTTCCTCGACAAGCTGCTGGACCCCGCGGCGGTGACGTCGTTCGCCGACGCCGGTTTCCGCGCCCCGGACGGCAAGGCGCTGCGGGACCGGTCGCAGGACAAGCGCACGACGGCGGCGCCGATCGAGCACGTGCCGCTGCCCGCGTCGGCCGAAGTCGACCAGCTGCTCAACCAGTGGGCCGGGGTGAACCTGAACTCCCGCATGCAGGTGCTGCTCGACGTGTCGGGCTCGATGGCCGAACCGGTGCCCGGCACCGGACTCGACCGGATGGCCGTCACCCTGCGCGCGGCGGAACTCGGGATCGGCTTGTTCCGGCCGACGACGAGGTTCGGCATCTGGCTGTTCTCCACGAACCTCGACGGCGACAAGGACTACCGCGAACTCCTCCCGGTCGAGACGGTGACCGACCACAAGGCGAGCGGCGCGATCGCGAAGCTGCGCGACGTCAAGTCCATCCAGGGCGGCGCGACCGGCCTGTACGACAGCGTTCTCGCCGCGTACCAGTCGGGCCGGGCGAACTGGGAGCCCGGCCGGATCAACGTCGTGGTCGTGCTGACCGATGGCAAGAACGAGGACCCCGACGGCATCTCCCGCGAACAGCTGCTCGCCGAACTGGCCAAGCTGCAGGACCCGCGGCGTCCCCTGGTGGTCGTCGGCATCGGCATCGGCCCCGACATCGATGTCGCCGAACTCGACGCGATCTCCAAGGCCACCGGCGGCCAGGCGTTCACCACCCCCGACCCCACCAAGATCGGCGACATCTTCTACGCGGCGCTGAGCAAGCTCCTGTGCCAGCCACCGACGTGCAAGCCAGGATCGTGA
- a CDS encoding substrate-binding and VWA domain-containing protein — protein sequence MGRHSPGGGRAATHRSSVVALSLLLVAALVGWLSFDFLRDTLGASDCERVTSLTVAASPDIAPVITQVGRDILEAGDDCYDVRVTSRESSGVAESLAVSDGSEPPDVWIPESTLWLRRAQSNGAWQTPIEGTRIASSPVVLAVTDDLAGQFGWPTTRPTWADLIADTKVLETLGFPDPARDPIGSATLFRLAEPKGNDAAGTTSLLRKLSANTVATSTDLFARLPGTTSPHPPLSAFPSSETAVLRHNVKQTSTKLVASYADPAPPSLDYPFVVLPATTGEKRTVAERFLSRMLGSQARDLLGAAGFRGPAGDVLRDRSQDKRVTADPAPPVPLPEADEVDRVLNEWAGVNLSARIQVLLDVSGSMAEQVPGTGRTRMAVTLDAAELGIRLFKGTTKIGLWVFSTNLDGDKDYRELLPVRPVSDHLAANAIPTVRSIENQTKGATGLYDSTLAAYKSARQNWEPGRINLVVVMTDGKNEDRDGISREQLLAELAGLVDPKRPIAVIGIGIGPDIDIGELQAISAATDGQAFSTPDPSKIAEIFYAALSKLLCQPPACKPTPGS from the coding sequence ATGGGGCGACACTCGCCGGGCGGTGGCCGGGCGGCGACGCACCGGTCCTCCGTCGTGGCGCTCAGCCTCCTTCTCGTCGCCGCCCTGGTGGGCTGGCTCAGCTTCGACTTCCTCCGCGACACCCTCGGCGCCTCGGACTGCGAGCGGGTCACGTCGCTGACCGTCGCCGCGTCGCCGGACATCGCCCCGGTGATCACCCAGGTCGGCCGCGACATCCTCGAAGCGGGCGACGACTGCTACGACGTGCGGGTCACCAGCCGGGAGTCCTCGGGCGTCGCGGAGTCGCTCGCGGTGTCCGACGGTTCCGAGCCGCCCGACGTCTGGATCCCCGAGTCGACGCTGTGGCTGCGCCGCGCGCAGTCCAACGGCGCCTGGCAGACCCCCATCGAGGGCACGCGCATCGCCTCCTCGCCGGTGGTCCTCGCCGTCACCGACGACTTGGCGGGCCAGTTCGGCTGGCCCACCACCCGCCCGACGTGGGCCGACCTGATCGCCGACACCAAGGTCCTGGAAACGCTCGGCTTCCCCGACCCGGCGCGCGATCCGATCGGCTCGGCGACCCTGTTCCGGCTCGCCGAGCCCAAGGGCAACGACGCCGCGGGGACGACCTCACTGCTGCGCAAGCTCTCCGCCAACACTGTGGCCACGTCGACGGACCTGTTCGCCCGCCTGCCCGGCACGACCAGCCCGCACCCGCCGCTCTCGGCGTTCCCGAGTTCGGAGACCGCGGTGCTGCGGCACAACGTGAAGCAGACCTCGACCAAGCTCGTCGCCAGCTACGCCGACCCGGCCCCGCCGTCGCTGGACTATCCCTTCGTCGTGCTGCCCGCGACGACCGGCGAGAAGCGCACGGTGGCCGAACGGTTCCTGTCCAGGATGCTCGGCTCGCAGGCGCGCGACCTGCTCGGCGCGGCGGGCTTCCGCGGCCCCGCGGGCGACGTGCTGCGTGACCGGTCGCAGGACAAGCGCGTCACCGCCGACCCGGCGCCCCCGGTCCCGCTGCCCGAGGCCGACGAGGTCGACCGGGTCCTCAACGAGTGGGCCGGGGTGAACCTCAGCGCCCGCATCCAGGTCCTGCTCGACGTGTCCGGGTCGATGGCCGAGCAGGTGCCGGGCACCGGGCGGACCCGGATGGCGGTCACCCTGGACGCGGCCGAGCTGGGCATCCGCCTGTTCAAGGGCACCACCAAGATCGGCCTCTGGGTGTTCTCCACCAACCTCGACGGCGACAAGGACTACCGGGAGCTGCTGCCGGTCCGCCCGGTCAGCGACCACCTCGCGGCGAACGCGATCCCCACCGTGCGGAGCATCGAAAACCAGACCAAGGGCGCGACCGGGCTCTACGACAGCACCCTCGCCGCGTACAAGTCGGCCCGGCAGAACTGGGAGCCCGGGCGGATCAACCTCGTCGTCGTCATGACCGACGGCAAGAACGAGGACCGCGACGGCATCAGCCGCGAGCAGCTGCTCGCGGAGCTCGCCGGCTTGGTCGACCCGAAGCGGCCCATCGCGGTCATCGGCATCGGCATCGGCCCCGACATCGACATCGGCGAGCTGCAGGCCATCAGCGCCGCCACCGACGGCCAGGCCTTCTCCACCCCGGACCCCTCCAAGATCGCGGAGATCTTCTACGCCGCGCTGAGCAAGCTCCTGTGCCAACCGCCCGCGTGCAAGCCCACGCCCGGAAGCTGA
- a CDS encoding class I SAM-dependent methyltransferase — protein sequence MSFEEVKRDWTELGAQDPLWAVHVATDKRGGRWEVDDFLELGRRDVARARDWLHGLGLPTKWSRVLDFGCGAGRLSQALAEYADEVVGVDVSVPMLETARALDRSDGKCQFVLNEVPDLHVFTSNSFDLVYSELVLQHLPAKVIADYLGEFVRVLRPGAVAVLQCTTRPLWTLKGTIWRLAPYRMVRLGQKLVLRYPAPMRMTALPPAKVAAVVSMHGAEVVAAITTDEPETHWQSSRYVIRKLGRHD from the coding sequence TTGAGTTTCGAAGAGGTCAAACGCGACTGGACCGAGTTGGGCGCGCAGGACCCGCTGTGGGCGGTGCACGTCGCCACCGACAAGCGCGGCGGCCGCTGGGAGGTCGACGACTTCCTGGAACTGGGCAGACGCGACGTCGCCCGGGCCCGCGACTGGCTGCACGGGCTGGGCCTGCCGACCAAGTGGTCGCGGGTGCTCGACTTCGGCTGCGGCGCGGGCAGGCTCTCGCAGGCACTGGCCGAGTACGCCGACGAGGTGGTCGGCGTGGACGTGTCGGTGCCGATGCTGGAGACCGCCCGCGCGCTCGACCGTTCCGACGGCAAGTGCCAGTTCGTCCTCAACGAGGTGCCCGACCTGCACGTGTTCACCAGCAACAGCTTCGACCTGGTGTACTCGGAGCTGGTCCTGCAGCACCTGCCCGCCAAGGTCATCGCCGACTACCTGGGCGAGTTCGTCCGGGTGCTGCGGCCGGGCGCGGTGGCCGTGCTGCAGTGCACGACCCGTCCGCTGTGGACACTCAAGGGCACGATCTGGCGGCTCGCGCCGTACCGGATGGTCCGGCTCGGCCAGAAGCTCGTGCTGCGCTACCCCGCGCCGATGCGGATGACCGCGCTGCCGCCCGCCAAGGTCGCGGCCGTGGTGTCAATGCACGGCGCGGAGGTCGTCGCCGCGATCACCACCGATGAGCCGGAGACCCACTGGCAGTCCAGCCGCTACGTAATCCGCAAGCTGGGGCGGCACGACTGA